In one window of Fodinibius salicampi DNA:
- a CDS encoding metal-dependent transcriptional regulator has product MVLSQAVEDYLKVIYRIELEGNKATTTKVADALEVSSASATNMVKRLSKMGLVDYESYKGASLTKSGKKIALEIIRHHRLLELYLLEVMGYSWDEVHEEAEKLEHHISEQFEEKIAQLLDDPTHDPHGDPIPTKDGLMPEMKADPLVNAETDQEYIVNRVKDQNPDLLRYLEKIGLLPGIKIKIKEKGPFKGPITILIEGNEKVIGNDVAQNILVAEL; this is encoded by the coding sequence ATGGTTTTAAGTCAAGCTGTTGAAGATTATTTAAAAGTTATTTACAGAATCGAACTGGAGGGAAATAAGGCAACAACTACCAAAGTTGCCGATGCACTTGAGGTGTCTTCAGCTTCCGCTACCAATATGGTAAAACGTCTATCAAAAATGGGATTGGTGGATTATGAGTCCTATAAAGGGGCATCACTTACCAAGTCTGGTAAGAAAATTGCTCTTGAAATTATACGTCATCACCGATTACTGGAGCTTTATTTGTTGGAAGTAATGGGCTATTCCTGGGATGAGGTGCACGAGGAAGCGGAAAAACTTGAGCATCATATTTCCGAGCAATTTGAAGAAAAGATTGCCCAGTTACTTGATGATCCCACTCACGATCCCCATGGGGATCCCATTCCTACTAAAGACGGTTTAATGCCTGAAATGAAGGCAGATCCCTTGGTAAATGCAGAGACAGATCAGGAGTACATTGTAAATCGTGTGAAGGATCAGAATCCGGATCTGCTCAGATATCTCGAAAAAATAGGATTATTGCCGGGAATTAAGATTAAAATTAAAGAAAAAGGTCCCTTTAAAGGGCCGATTACCATCCTTATTGAAGGGAATGAGAAGGTAATTGGAAACGATGTGGCTCAAAATATTTTAGTTGCGGAGCTTTAA
- a CDS encoding thioredoxin family protein: MISTKTHLWFKCLLAALLLAGWHLPATAQSNAEVEWQPFETAIEIADSSNRPILIHVWAPWCGWCQKMEREVYPRLTPELSDHFIITRLNRGDHETTHQYKGQKLTSFRLAQKLTAESVPTIIFLSSNGDYLLRLPGFIEADNLHPVLKYISSNAYVQHSFEAFNKRRKEF, encoded by the coding sequence ATGATATCAACTAAAACCCACCTTTGGTTCAAATGCTTACTGGCAGCCCTCCTGCTTGCGGGATGGCACCTTCCAGCCACTGCTCAAAGTAATGCAGAGGTGGAGTGGCAGCCTTTTGAGACAGCGATTGAGATAGCCGATTCAAGCAACCGTCCTATTTTGATCCATGTATGGGCACCCTGGTGTGGTTGGTGTCAAAAAATGGAGAGGGAAGTGTACCCCAGGCTGACGCCTGAATTATCTGACCACTTTATCATAACCCGTCTCAACCGGGGTGACCATGAAACCACGCACCAATATAAAGGACAAAAACTTACCTCCTTCCGATTAGCCCAAAAACTAACAGCTGAAAGTGTTCCTACTATTATATTTCTTTCATCAAATGGAGATTATCTTCTCCGGTTACCGGGTTTTATTGAAGCTGACAATCTTCATCCGGTATTAAAGTATATATCTTCCAATGCGTATGTGCAGCATTCTTTTGAGGCCTTCAACAAACGGAGAAAAGAGTTCTAA
- a CDS encoding TonB-dependent receptor, with amino-acid sequence MGQSNTGIIEGKITSSEGEAVAGANIAIQENQKGTSSDNKGKFIIKNIPSGKYTLIVSAVGYAEYEKQISIQSGQTAKLEITLETTTEELGEVVVTGTMRKTFTRESPVKVAVVTPKRLEQGKTSANIMDLIDSVNGLSTQLNCGVCGTNAIRINGVEGPNTAVLIDGMPIMGALASVYGLNGISPSIIDQVEVIKGPQSTLYGTQALGGVVNIITKNPANTPSFSSDIYTKSTREGNINLAASPKVGRFKSFISGNLGRMAHYFDNNDDGFNDMPKRSQVGIFGKGTLEGKNGEQRINIAAKLYDENRTGGTQDYSDAVRGSNQIYGESIYTRRAELMTDYHPAGLDQQLRISGALTYHDQDSYYGTEHYKARQNILYGQATWNQKITESIQLLTGATLRYQTYNDNTPATSEGTNSRFIPGLFAQGELSVGAATFLGGFRVDHHTEHGFITAPRLSVKYSPTNYTTARISGGTGFRVVNVFTEDHAALTGSREVVFREDLHPEKSKSITASIEHIIPFGANPLTIGLDGFYTRFSNKIIPDYDQDPNLIVYENLDGYSVTQGVAINLDQNFTYLPISYDISLTLMDVFTKESDIRKALTYAPDFTGSFGATYQLNKWDMTLGYSGNLVGPKRMPDNYVENFGRNRWSPTFSTHDLKLTKEFSNVNRSHGVGIEAYFSVENIFNYTQGSPLVDAATPFSSEFDTIYTWGPIVGRTFSLGARLNLR; translated from the coding sequence TTGGGTCAATCCAATACAGGTATCATCGAAGGAAAAATAACGAGTAGTGAAGGAGAAGCTGTAGCAGGGGCCAACATTGCCATCCAGGAAAACCAAAAAGGTACTTCGAGCGATAACAAAGGCAAATTCATTATTAAAAACATTCCTTCCGGAAAATATACTCTCATTGTTTCAGCAGTGGGCTATGCTGAATATGAAAAACAAATATCCATCCAATCCGGCCAAACAGCAAAGTTAGAAATAACGCTAGAAACGACAACCGAAGAGCTCGGTGAAGTGGTGGTCACCGGGACTATGCGAAAAACTTTTACCAGAGAATCCCCGGTAAAAGTTGCGGTCGTCACTCCCAAACGTCTTGAACAGGGTAAAACAAGCGCTAACATTATGGATTTAATCGATAGTGTTAACGGTCTTTCCACCCAGCTAAACTGTGGGGTTTGTGGTACAAATGCCATCCGTATCAACGGTGTTGAAGGACCCAATACAGCGGTATTAATCGATGGCATGCCCATTATGGGAGCTTTAGCTTCGGTCTACGGGTTAAATGGCATAAGTCCATCCATCATTGACCAGGTTGAAGTTATTAAAGGTCCACAATCGACCCTGTACGGTACGCAAGCTTTAGGAGGAGTCGTTAATATAATTACCAAAAATCCAGCCAATACTCCCTCCTTTTCATCTGATATTTATACAAAAAGCACACGGGAGGGAAATATTAACCTGGCTGCTTCCCCAAAAGTTGGTCGTTTCAAAAGTTTTATCAGTGGAAATCTTGGCCGCATGGCGCACTATTTTGATAACAATGACGATGGCTTTAATGATATGCCTAAACGATCCCAGGTGGGCATTTTTGGCAAGGGCACCCTGGAAGGAAAAAATGGGGAACAACGAATAAATATTGCTGCCAAATTATATGATGAAAATCGTACAGGCGGCACGCAAGATTATTCGGATGCAGTACGTGGCTCCAATCAGATTTACGGAGAATCAATCTATACCCGTCGAGCGGAATTAATGACTGACTATCATCCTGCGGGATTGGATCAGCAGCTGCGCATTAGCGGAGCGCTTACCTATCACGACCAAGACAGCTACTACGGCACCGAACATTATAAAGCCCGGCAAAATATTCTCTATGGGCAGGCTACCTGGAATCAAAAAATTACGGAATCAATCCAATTGCTGACGGGCGCTACTCTTCGTTATCAAACCTACAATGATAATACGCCAGCTACCTCCGAAGGAACGAATAGTCGCTTTATCCCGGGCCTTTTTGCCCAAGGTGAGCTCTCGGTCGGTGCAGCAACATTTTTGGGCGGCTTCCGTGTTGACCACCATACGGAGCACGGCTTTATAACAGCTCCTCGTCTCTCCGTCAAGTACAGTCCAACCAATTATACAACCGCACGAATAAGCGGAGGTACGGGCTTTCGGGTTGTTAATGTATTCACCGAAGACCATGCCGCCCTTACGGGATCGCGAGAAGTTGTTTTTAGGGAAGATTTACATCCGGAAAAATCTAAAAGCATTACTGCTAGTATTGAACATATTATTCCTTTCGGGGCAAATCCATTGACAATAGGATTAGACGGATTCTATACTCGATTTTCCAACAAAATCATCCCCGACTACGATCAGGACCCTAACCTAATTGTCTATGAAAACCTGGACGGCTATTCCGTTACTCAAGGGGTTGCTATTAATCTGGACCAAAACTTTACTTACCTACCCATCAGTTACGATATAAGTCTAACATTGATGGACGTGTTTACCAAAGAAAGTGATATCCGCAAAGCCCTGACCTATGCCCCGGATTTTACCGGATCATTTGGGGCGACTTACCAGCTGAATAAATGGGACATGACTCTCGGCTACTCTGGCAATCTCGTAGGTCCCAAGCGAATGCCAGACAATTATGTAGAGAATTTTGGGCGCAACCGATGGTCTCCTACTTTTTCTACCCATGATCTTAAACTGACAAAAGAATTCAGCAACGTAAACCGATCGCACGGAGTTGGCATCGAAGCCTATTTCTCAGTCGAAAATATATTTAACTACACGCAGGGAAGTCCATTGGTCGATGCAGCAACCCCATTTAGTTCCGAATTTGATACCATTTATACCTGGGGTCCCATTGTTGGCCGCACCTTTTCACTTGGGGCTCGGCTCAATCTCAGATAA
- a CDS encoding PepSY-associated TM helix domain-containing protein, translated as MDKRFLLSIHKWLGLIAGIFILIMGLTGSILVFDDEIEHFIQRDVIYEPDSDLPVSLDNAYSSIIQKHPNWDVRLTVIPEKADRAIEAEIRRPDTRRYLYLHPVTGEILRDLNRESTFSYWMLKLHYQLHSGFIGEVILLISGLMFICSLITGFWFYRKAIKKVLTFKIRPRFRNLQSTSSELHRTVGVWALIFNLITAITGVVIMLIIVQTHIKSDDGSAPLPDPPAIEASLDKVIETVQESYPSFDPSYVRMPAQPDRQITLYGHMESDLPIHYEFSNYVQFDPKTGTESNAFFIQNQPVTTHLLSFTYPLHFGDWGGIIIKILYCLFGLAPALLSITGFIIWRKREQKKRELKNRKHYKPSLPGTNRNKKEKETTLP; from the coding sequence ATGGACAAACGATTTCTTCTTTCTATCCATAAGTGGCTCGGCCTAATAGCTGGCATCTTCATTCTTATCATGGGCTTAACCGGTTCTATACTGGTTTTTGACGATGAAATCGAACACTTCATCCAGCGCGATGTTATCTACGAGCCGGATTCTGATCTACCCGTTTCTCTCGACAACGCCTACTCTTCGATCATTCAAAAACATCCCAACTGGGATGTACGATTGACCGTTATTCCCGAAAAAGCTGACCGGGCAATTGAAGCCGAGATACGTCGGCCCGATACCCGTCGATATTTGTACCTGCATCCGGTGACGGGTGAAATCCTGCGGGATCTTAATAGAGAAAGTACTTTCTCTTACTGGATGCTTAAGCTCCACTATCAGCTGCACTCCGGCTTTATCGGCGAGGTTATTCTGCTCATCTCGGGATTGATGTTTATATGCTCCCTCATCACCGGTTTTTGGTTTTATCGCAAGGCCATAAAAAAAGTACTTACGTTTAAAATACGTCCCCGTTTCCGAAACTTACAGTCTACCTCCTCAGAGCTGCATCGTACCGTCGGTGTTTGGGCCCTCATCTTCAACTTGATAACCGCCATAACAGGCGTAGTTATTATGTTGATTATTGTTCAGACGCATATCAAATCCGATGACGGGTCCGCTCCCCTTCCTGATCCTCCTGCCATTGAAGCATCTCTGGACAAAGTGATAGAAACTGTCCAAGAATCTTATCCGAGCTTTGATCCTTCTTACGTACGAATGCCTGCACAACCAGATCGCCAGATTACGCTATATGGACATATGGAATCAGACTTACCCATCCATTATGAATTTTCAAACTATGTACAATTTGATCCCAAAACTGGAACAGAAAGCAATGCTTTCTTTATCCAAAATCAGCCGGTTACTACACATCTTCTGAGTTTTACCTACCCGCTTCATTTTGGAGACTGGGGAGGCATTATCATCAAAATATTATACTGTCTGTTCGGATTAGCCCCGGCGCTCCTATCTATCACTGGCTTTATCATCTGGCGAAAACGAGAACAGAAAAAGCGGGAATTAAAAAATAGAAAGCATTATAAGCCTTCCCTTCCAGGTACTAATAGGAACAAAAAAGAAAAAGAAACAACATTGCCCTGA
- a CDS encoding TonB-dependent receptor, translated as MNIITSITHKLLFAAGIFLSLSTVVLAQHGQLEGTVTESESGATLPGINIGIEGTTLGGATNADGFFTIERIPAGTHTIQVSGIGYQKVERKITIQEGVTRNIAIKLEKDILGMNEVIVSAIRSAETIDEVPASISIINSRQIDKGMTINSDLNDMLAREVPGFSQSTESSSNWGQNLRGRDYLVLIDGIPQSTPLRAVSRDLQTIDAGAINRIEIIKGATAIYGNGATGGLINYITELPRTEGFSSTSKIGSNVSLASPDNSLGYRFSQYFSGYSNGISYNLSGSLEQKGLFKDAQGDIIPTNPQGQGGLSEASVYNLHGQIGYDIAPKHHIEAMYNFYSNDQETDYVTVAGTYPEQKATAEKGEVRGEPQGTRGNHNARLNYRWLDILGSTSLDATAYLQDYETLFGYYDGYRDGGQSYLQSEKYGIRFNFKSPFTLSDQVQGSVVYGVDLLSDKTQQALLDGRTVTPEMTMASYAPYAQLKTTFYDHWVFKGGMRFEALNIDVPDYTTAEMVNPDGSYSGGVDIEGGSLDYSALTYNLGLSFKKFSTFNPFVSISQGFSVADLGRTLRSATESTTVQRIDPEPVIIQNYELGVNSSFDIFRGSISGFVSSSDLGASYQEDENGNLGIVRSPEIVYGVEVSAHARPTNKLGIGASYTFTEGRTDNNDNGSYTDPVDEFLVNSRISPPKFTAYTEYQFTSKLSTRISMIHSAERNRFERLENGSFPAYKNKVNSYTVFDLISSYELPFGSFSLAVDNLLNTDYYPAISQWAGAAFSTGYAKGPGARLNATLTVNL; from the coding sequence ATGAACATCATCACAAGTATTACCCATAAGTTACTTTTTGCAGCCGGAATCTTTTTGAGTCTGTCAACGGTTGTCCTTGCCCAGCACGGCCAACTTGAGGGTACCGTTACGGAATCCGAAAGCGGGGCAACACTGCCTGGTATTAATATCGGTATTGAAGGCACTACCCTTGGCGGGGCAACCAATGCTGACGGATTTTTTACGATTGAGCGCATCCCCGCTGGAACGCATACCATCCAGGTATCGGGAATCGGTTATCAAAAAGTAGAGCGCAAGATAACCATTCAGGAAGGTGTCACCAGAAATATTGCTATTAAGCTCGAAAAGGATATCCTTGGTATGAATGAGGTTATCGTTTCTGCAATCCGTAGTGCTGAAACGATTGATGAAGTTCCGGCTTCTATAAGTATAATCAACTCTCGGCAAATCGATAAAGGAATGACGATCAATTCTGATCTCAATGACATGTTAGCCAGGGAGGTTCCAGGCTTCTCACAAAGTACAGAATCGTCCAGTAACTGGGGACAAAATCTCCGAGGCCGTGATTATCTTGTGCTGATTGACGGGATCCCACAGTCCACCCCGCTGCGTGCGGTGAGTCGCGACCTGCAAACGATCGATGCCGGGGCGATTAACCGTATTGAAATCATTAAGGGAGCGACGGCCATTTATGGAAATGGTGCTACAGGGGGACTAATTAACTATATCACCGAACTTCCCCGGACAGAGGGATTTAGCTCGACCTCTAAAATCGGCTCCAATGTATCATTGGCTTCTCCTGATAACAGTCTTGGCTACCGGTTCTCTCAATATTTTAGCGGATACAGTAACGGTATAAGCTACAACCTGAGTGGTTCACTCGAACAAAAAGGATTATTTAAAGATGCCCAGGGCGATATCATTCCCACTAATCCACAGGGACAAGGGGGATTGTCCGAAGCTTCGGTCTATAATCTGCATGGTCAGATCGGTTACGACATTGCCCCTAAACATCATATAGAAGCCATGTATAACTTTTATTCTAACGATCAGGAAACAGATTATGTGACCGTTGCCGGCACTTATCCCGAACAGAAAGCGACCGCAGAGAAGGGCGAAGTACGTGGAGAACCACAGGGCACCCGCGGGAATCATAATGCGCGACTGAATTACCGCTGGCTGGATATATTGGGCAGCACCTCGCTGGATGCCACCGCTTACCTGCAGGACTATGAAACCCTGTTCGGTTATTATGATGGATACCGGGATGGTGGGCAAAGCTATCTACAGTCGGAAAAATATGGGATTCGCTTTAACTTCAAATCCCCTTTCACTCTTTCCGATCAAGTTCAGGGTTCTGTTGTCTATGGTGTTGATCTGCTCAGTGATAAGACCCAGCAAGCCCTGCTCGACGGCCGAACGGTGACCCCTGAAATGACTATGGCCAGCTATGCTCCCTACGCACAGCTTAAGACAACCTTCTACGACCATTGGGTATTCAAGGGTGGCATGCGGTTCGAGGCATTAAATATAGACGTTCCGGATTACACGACTGCTGAAATGGTGAATCCGGATGGCAGCTACAGCGGTGGCGTAGATATAGAGGGCGGTTCGCTTGACTACAGTGCACTAACCTATAACCTTGGGCTCAGCTTTAAAAAATTCAGCACATTTAACCCGTTTGTGAGTATTTCTCAGGGATTTTCTGTGGCCGACCTGGGGCGTACCCTGCGAAGTGCGACGGAGTCAACGACGGTTCAAAGAATTGATCCGGAACCAGTAATCATACAGAACTACGAACTTGGCGTAAATAGCTCATTTGATATCTTCCGGGGCTCTATTTCCGGCTTTGTGAGCAGCTCCGATCTCGGTGCCTCCTATCAAGAAGATGAAAACGGAAACCTCGGTATCGTACGATCTCCGGAAATCGTATACGGAGTTGAAGTGAGCGCTCATGCACGTCCCACTAACAAGCTGGGAATTGGAGCTTCCTATACCTTCACCGAGGGTCGCACCGATAACAATGATAATGGTAGTTACACCGATCCGGTTGATGAGTTCCTTGTCAACAGTCGTATTTCGCCTCCCAAATTTACTGCTTATACTGAATATCAATTCACTTCGAAACTAAGCACCCGAATCAGCATGATTCATTCCGCGGAACGCAATCGATTTGAACGACTTGAAAACGGGAGTTTCCCCGCCTACAAGAATAAAGTAAATTCTTATACGGTATTTGATCTGATCTCAAGCTATGAACTCCCATTCGGATCCTTCAGCCTTGCCGTTGACAATTTGCTGAATACAGACTATTATCCCGCTATTTCTCAGTGGGCCGGTGCTGCCTTTAGTACAGGCTATGCAAAAGGTCCGGGTGCCAGGCTGAATGCAACACTGACGGTAAATCTTTAA
- a CDS encoding sirohydrochlorin chelatase, which produces MTNYNRYFFFLALLLFFHVSAVSSQDTGVLVLAHGGSEEWNKTVIEATEPLKKEHKVEVAFGMANYVTMHNGIKKLEEQNVSRIAVVQLFISSYSPIIRQNRYLLGKHDSLPERPMPLMHHIDEYKEMHGIKQDSAEHSSGDHGFYMPENLQPIPIGTEITLAPPLDDHPVVAEILNKRIQELSSNPANETVLLVAHGPNAEGDNKKWIETMESLSHKIQSLQKEQGSPYKQIFATTVRDDASDEIFNQAKANLRALVRQAGQFGDVIVVPLFLSSGGREQAVADRLEDLDFKWSGKTLLPDSLITDFLRQSVEKTFAQQSQNKEKL; this is translated from the coding sequence ATGACTAACTACAACCGATATTTCTTCTTCCTTGCACTGTTACTCTTTTTCCATGTTTCTGCCGTGTCTTCCCAGGATACGGGCGTTCTTGTCCTGGCCCACGGAGGCAGCGAAGAATGGAATAAAACCGTTATAGAAGCCACAGAACCGCTTAAAAAAGAACACAAAGTAGAAGTGGCCTTCGGGATGGCCAACTACGTGACGATGCATAACGGCATCAAAAAGCTGGAGGAACAGAATGTTTCCAGAATTGCTGTAGTGCAGCTCTTTATCTCCAGCTACAGCCCGATTATCCGCCAGAACCGGTATCTGCTGGGCAAGCACGACTCCCTGCCCGAACGACCGATGCCGCTGATGCATCACATCGATGAATATAAAGAGATGCATGGCATCAAACAGGATTCAGCTGAGCATTCCTCCGGCGACCATGGATTCTATATGCCGGAAAACCTGCAGCCAATTCCCATTGGAACAGAAATTACGCTAGCTCCGCCGTTGGATGATCATCCTGTAGTAGCCGAAATACTTAATAAGCGAATTCAAGAACTCAGCTCCAATCCCGCCAATGAAACAGTGCTGCTGGTCGCTCACGGACCTAATGCCGAGGGCGACAACAAAAAATGGATAGAAACAATGGAGAGCCTGTCTCACAAAATTCAATCCCTCCAAAAAGAGCAAGGGTCCCCTTACAAACAGATTTTTGCTACTACGGTACGTGATGATGCTTCTGATGAAATTTTCAACCAAGCCAAAGCAAACCTGCGGGCCCTCGTTCGACAGGCCGGTCAGTTTGGCGATGTCATTGTCGTACCGCTATTTCTCTCTTCCGGGGGACGTGAACAGGCGGTAGCCGATCGGCTTGAGGACCTCGATTTCAAATGGAGCGGCAAAACCCTGCTGCCCGATTCACTAATTACTGATTTCCTCCGGCAGTCGGTAGAAAAAACCTTTGCTCAGCAATCTCAAAACAAAGAGAAACTTTAG
- a CDS encoding HmuY family protein has product MLPTTKKLYSLTLIAATLAFVFTACSNDTTGSNGEESQLETHTVTDISTGERGNPQIAYYSLRENTLVQDSASTEWDIAFSRTTIYTNSGSSGPGDGGAIVLDQSFEATAMAPSEGYVIDTSSTNLAIPTGSDNGWYHYNPSTHIVTPIEGKTIVIRTAGGTQYAKINILSYYKGNPDLSGDEFNNNPDNYPSGHYTFEYAIQLHGSRELQ; this is encoded by the coding sequence ATGCTACCAACGACAAAAAAACTATACTCACTTACGCTCATAGCTGCGACTCTTGCTTTTGTATTCACCGCCTGCAGCAACGATACCACCGGATCCAACGGCGAAGAATCTCAGCTTGAAACGCATACTGTAACCGATATCTCAACAGGTGAACGCGGCAATCCTCAAATTGCCTACTACAGCCTTCGTGAGAACACCTTAGTCCAGGATTCTGCTTCCACGGAGTGGGATATCGCTTTTTCCAGAACAACCATTTATACGAATAGCGGAAGTAGCGGGCCCGGTGACGGAGGGGCCATTGTTTTAGATCAATCATTTGAGGCTACAGCTATGGCGCCATCCGAAGGATATGTGATTGATACTTCTTCCACAAACCTTGCTATTCCTACAGGCTCTGACAACGGATGGTATCATTACAATCCTTCCACGCATATCGTTACCCCCATTGAAGGAAAAACTATCGTGATTCGAACAGCTGGCGGCACACAGTATGCCAAAATAAACATCCTGAGTTATTACAAAGGCAATCCCGATCTCTCAGGCGATGAATTCAACAACAATCCCGATAATTATCCATCCGGACATTACACCTTCGAATACGCTATCCAGTTACATGGATCAAGAGAGCTGCAATAG
- a CDS encoding TonB-dependent receptor, producing MKIVQSLCLLYLGLIIVTPAKAQNSTTVRGKVLTQQGEPLAQAHLTIQDHSVHTVTNSNGEFAFTQQLPAGTYNLEISHIGYRTLHQTIEIDHSSRDTLTFKLRQKRYRSPSVVVTATRSRRDIEDVPEPVTVISDQEIQTSGSTRLSEILAEQTGLTLTSDHGTGIQVQGFASDYTKIMIDGQPLIGRTAGTLNLDRISVGNVQQVEMIKGPSSALWGSDALAGVINVITEKGSRPFELDVNSRYGSNQTGDIGIDLSAKKNGWKNNLFLNRNSSKGYRLRPDAISQTVPEYYNYTASYQTTVPLSDAIKVEYRGRYYRENQSSTDYLGSSENPTLLNGEALQEDYSLAPSLHVELGAGLSAELSHYYTRYRTNKRYHYQQGDSLYEHSTFDQSYNKSELQLTKRWNTEHISTIGSGFKHEQLKAQRYSDDPTFDSYFLFAQHEWTPSGKLDFIGGLRYDSHSEYASQLSPKLSARHKLFSWIHLRASLGSGFKAPDFRQLFLNFTNPTVGYTVVGSSNAKGRIEELQNQGQIEQILIPLDQLSKIQAEQSWAYNTGFDLFSTNNMELRVNLFYNDVSNLIESAPVATKNNGQSVYTYFNLEEIYTQGVETQLRWELSDQFEISASYQLLDARRKVEETQTVQDEDGEVIEKEFSSYEPMFNRSKHSANIKMYYFWEALNIDANIRGNWHGKYGRIDANGNSYVDPDEYEDGYMVWDASIAKTVNDRYTLRLGIDNIFDFMRPADLSHLPGRLFYGQLSLQLY from the coding sequence ATGAAAATTGTCCAATCCCTTTGTCTCTTATACTTGGGACTAATCATAGTAACTCCAGCCAAAGCTCAAAACAGTACTACCGTACGGGGCAAAGTACTCACTCAACAAGGAGAACCGCTGGCACAGGCTCACCTGACCATTCAGGATCACTCAGTGCATACGGTTACAAATAGCAATGGTGAGTTTGCTTTTACTCAGCAACTTCCGGCTGGGACATACAACTTGGAAATCAGCCATATCGGCTACCGGACCCTACACCAAACTATTGAAATTGACCATTCATCAAGAGATACGCTCACTTTTAAACTCAGGCAAAAGCGGTATAGATCGCCCTCCGTTGTAGTGACAGCCACCCGAAGCCGCCGGGATATCGAGGATGTCCCAGAGCCGGTAACCGTCATTTCCGACCAAGAGATTCAAACGTCCGGAAGCACCCGGCTCAGCGAAATCCTGGCCGAACAGACGGGGCTAACGCTTACCTCCGACCACGGAACCGGCATCCAAGTGCAGGGATTTGCCTCCGATTACACCAAAATAATGATTGATGGTCAGCCGCTCATCGGCCGAACGGCTGGCACGCTCAACCTGGATCGGATCTCGGTAGGTAATGTACAGCAGGTAGAGATGATCAAGGGTCCCTCTTCGGCCCTGTGGGGGAGCGATGCTCTGGCCGGGGTCATAAATGTCATAACCGAAAAAGGAAGTCGCCCCTTCGAACTGGACGTCAATTCGCGGTACGGCAGTAATCAGACCGGAGATATTGGTATTGACCTTTCCGCTAAAAAAAACGGCTGGAAAAATAATCTGTTCCTGAATCGTAACAGCTCGAAAGGATACCGCCTCCGTCCGGATGCCATTTCCCAGACCGTCCCGGAGTACTATAACTACACGGCTTCCTATCAAACGACTGTTCCTCTTTCGGACGCAATAAAAGTTGAGTACAGGGGAAGGTATTATCGTGAAAATCAGTCCAGTACCGATTACCTGGGATCCTCTGAAAACCCTACACTTCTCAACGGCGAGGCCCTCCAGGAAGATTATAGCTTGGCGCCATCGCTACATGTCGAATTGGGAGCCGGACTCAGTGCGGAACTATCCCACTACTACACACGCTACCGCACCAACAAGCGCTATCACTACCAGCAGGGAGACAGTCTTTATGAGCATTCCACATTCGATCAGAGCTACAACAAATCGGAACTCCAGCTTACCAAGCGATGGAATACCGAGCATATTTCTACCATAGGCAGTGGATTTAAGCATGAGCAACTGAAAGCCCAACGTTATTCCGATGATCCGACTTTCGACAGCTATTTTCTATTTGCTCAGCACGAGTGGACACCCTCAGGAAAATTGGATTTTATTGGCGGACTCCGTTATGACAGTCACAGTGAATATGCCTCGCAGCTGAGTCCCAAGCTTTCGGCTCGCCACAAACTGTTCAGTTGGATACACCTTCGTGCATCGTTGGGCAGTGGCTTTAAAGCACCCGATTTTCGGCAACTGTTTCTGAACTTTACCAATCCCACTGTCGGATATACCGTGGTCGGATCCAGTAATGCAAAAGGGCGAATTGAAGAACTGCAGAATCAGGGACAAATTGAACAAATTTTAATTCCACTCGACCAGCTTAGCAAAATCCAGGCCGAGCAGTCGTGGGCTTACAATACCGGTTTTGATCTCTTCTCCACAAACAATATGGAACTGCGGGTCAATCTTTTTTATAACGATGTCAGTAACCTTATCGAATCAGCTCCGGTGGCCACCAAAAATAATGGACAGTCAGTATACACCTATTTCAACCTCGAAGAAATATATACCCAGGGTGTAGAAACGCAGCTCCGCTGGGAGCTGTCTGACCAGTTTGAGATATCTGCAAGCTACCAGCTGCTGGATGCGCGCCGCAAAGTTGAAGAGACCCAAACCGTACAGGATGAGGATGGAGAAGTCATTGAAAAAGAATTCAGCTCCTACGAGCCGATGTTTAACCGATCAAAACATTCCGCAAATATCAAAATGTATTATTTCTGGGAGGCCTTGAATATCGATGCCAACATCCGGGGCAACTGGCACGGGAAATACGGTCGCATCGATGCAAACGGAAATAGTTATGTAGATCCCGACGAATATGAAGATGGATATATGGTATGGGATGCATCAATTGCCAAAACCGTAAACGATCGGTACACGCTACGTCTCGGCATTGACAATATTTTTGATTTTATGCGTCCCGCTGATCTCTCCCATTTACCCGGAAGACTTTTCTATGGCCAACTTTCACTACAACTCTATTAA